The Deltaproteobacteria bacterium genome contains a region encoding:
- a CDS encoding 3-deoxy-8-phosphooctulonate synthase, with protein MRGVRVGAVTVGGGAPLALIAGPCVIESRDAALRHAERVRDLAARAGLPVVYKSSFDKANRTSLGGFRGVGLEEGLRILAEVRRETGLPVLTDVHEKEQVAAVAAVVDVLQTPAFLCRQTDFIVAVAAAGKPVNLKKGQFLSPGEMERVVEKARSTGNQDLLVTERGFAFGYNNLVADLRSLPILAATGCPVVFDATHSVQQPGGLGTASGGERRFVAPLARAAVAAGADAIFMEVHEDPSRALSDGATSVPLADLPALLRDLVAIDRALGEGARLR; from the coding sequence GTGCGCGGTGTCCGCGTCGGGGCGGTCACCGTGGGCGGCGGCGCGCCGCTCGCGCTGATCGCCGGGCCCTGTGTCATCGAGTCGCGCGACGCGGCCCTCCGCCACGCCGAGCGCGTGCGCGACCTGGCCGCGCGCGCGGGCCTGCCGGTCGTCTACAAGTCGTCCTTCGACAAGGCGAACCGCACCTCGCTCGGGGGTTTCCGGGGCGTCGGCCTGGAGGAGGGGCTCCGCATCCTCGCCGAGGTGCGGCGCGAGACGGGGCTGCCGGTGCTGACCGACGTGCACGAGAAGGAGCAGGTCGCCGCGGTCGCGGCCGTCGTCGACGTGCTCCAGACGCCGGCCTTCCTCTGCCGGCAGACCGACTTCATCGTCGCGGTCGCCGCCGCGGGGAAGCCGGTGAATCTGAAGAAGGGACAGTTCCTCTCGCCCGGCGAGATGGAGCGGGTGGTGGAGAAGGCGCGCTCGACGGGCAACCAGGACCTGCTCGTGACCGAGAGGGGCTTCGCGTTCGGGTACAACAACCTGGTCGCCGACCTGCGCTCGCTCCCGATCCTGGCCGCGACCGGCTGCCCGGTCGTGTTCGACGCGACGCACAGCGTGCAGCAGCCGGGCGGGCTCGGCACGGCATCGGGCGGGGAGCGCAGGTTCGTCGCGCCGCTCGCGCGCGCCGCGGTCGCGGCCGGCGCCGACGCGATCTTCATGGAGGTGCACGAGGATCCGAGCCGCGCGCTCTCCGACGGGGCGACCAGCGTCCCCCTCGCCGACCTCCCCGCGCTGCTGCGCGACCTGGTCGCGATCGACCGTGCGCTCGGGGAGGGCGCGCGCCTCCGATGA
- a CDS encoding KpsF/GutQ family sugar-phosphate isomerase, giving the protein MTTEARLARARRVLDVERRALAALGERLDWRLARAIDLLLACRGRVIVTGVGKSGIVCRKIAATLTSTGTPAFFLHAGEGSHGDLGTLVRGDVLLAVSNSGESAEVLSLLPVARRLGLPLVAICGHPHSTLARSADVVLDVSVPEEACPLGLAPTASTTATMALGDALAIALLEERGFSAEDFALLHPGGALGRRLLRVEEIMHRGGEVPLVPERAALKDTLVEITSKRLGVTGVVNGVGELVGVITDGDLRRGLERAVDLGRLTARDLMTTAPKTIGGGALAAEAVALMERHAITSLFILAEGGRRPAGVIHLHDMLRAGVV; this is encoded by the coding sequence ATGACGACCGAGGCGCGGCTCGCGCGCGCGCGGCGCGTGCTCGACGTCGAGCGGCGGGCGCTGGCCGCGCTCGGCGAGCGCCTCGACTGGCGCCTCGCGCGCGCCATCGACCTCCTGCTCGCCTGCCGCGGGCGGGTGATCGTCACCGGCGTCGGCAAGTCCGGCATCGTGTGCCGGAAGATCGCGGCCACGCTCACCTCGACCGGCACGCCCGCCTTCTTCCTGCACGCCGGCGAGGGCAGCCACGGCGACCTCGGCACGCTCGTACGCGGCGACGTGCTGCTCGCGGTCTCGAACAGCGGCGAGAGCGCCGAGGTGCTGAGCCTCCTGCCGGTGGCGCGTCGCCTCGGCCTCCCGCTCGTCGCCATCTGCGGCCACCCCCACTCGACCCTGGCGCGCAGCGCGGACGTCGTCCTCGACGTGAGCGTGCCGGAGGAGGCCTGCCCGCTCGGCCTGGCGCCCACGGCGAGCACGACCGCGACCATGGCACTCGGCGACGCGCTCGCCATCGCGCTCCTCGAGGAGCGCGGCTTCTCGGCCGAGGACTTCGCTCTCCTCCATCCCGGCGGTGCGCTCGGCCGCCGCCTGCTGCGCGTCGAGGAGATCATGCACCGCGGGGGCGAGGTGCCGCTCGTGCCCGAACGCGCGGCGCTCAAGGACACGCTGGTCGAGATCACCTCCAAACGTCTCGGCGTGACGGGGGTGGTGAACGGCGTCGGCGAGCTGGTCGGGGTCATCACCGACGGCGACCTCCGGCGCGGGCTCGAGCGGGCCGTCGATCTGGGGCGGCTCACGGCGCGCGACCTGATGACGACCGCGCCCAAGACGATCGGCGGCGGCGCGCTGGCGGCCGAGGCCGTCGCGCTGATGGAGCGGCACGCGATCACCTCCCTCTTCATCCTGGCCGAGGGCGGCCGCCGGCCGGCGGGGGTGATCCATCTCCACGACATGCTCCGCGCCGGCGTCGTCTGA
- a CDS encoding lysophospholipid acyltransferase family protein, translating into MARRSLWRRLRRATRGPRNAALARAIGGFGRALGALPMPAALAAGRGLGMAAHALLATPRRLAVAHMGLAFPELHLATRRRLVRETFRHAGQAFAELSLFEKVLRRPDYIRLEGVEALDAALVRGRGAIAVTGHVGNWELLAAWAAAIGYPITVVVRRVNDLRFHSLIIRFRAAAGVEVLVRDDPRFVAAVGEALRRNRVVAMLIDQDTRGPGVFVPFFGRPAHTPPGAALLALRARVPVVSVFMERRPEGGHLVRVSPVPAELPRGRDGVRELTARLTAAIEAQIRRSPAEWVWWHERWRKQPSASATRRSAATAARALS; encoded by the coding sequence ATGGCCCGACGCTCGCTATGGCGCCGGCTGCGTCGCGCGACCCGCGGCCCGCGCAACGCGGCGCTCGCGCGCGCGATCGGCGGGTTCGGCCGCGCGCTGGGCGCGCTCCCCATGCCGGCCGCGCTCGCCGCCGGCCGCGGCCTCGGCATGGCGGCGCACGCGCTGCTCGCCACGCCGCGCCGGCTCGCCGTCGCCCACATGGGGCTGGCCTTCCCGGAGCTCCACCTCGCGACGCGCCGGCGCCTGGTGCGCGAGACCTTCCGCCACGCCGGGCAGGCGTTCGCCGAGCTGTCGCTGTTCGAGAAGGTCCTCCGCCGGCCCGACTACATCCGCCTCGAGGGTGTCGAGGCGCTCGACGCGGCGCTCGTCCGGGGGCGGGGCGCCATCGCGGTCACGGGGCACGTCGGCAACTGGGAGCTCCTCGCGGCGTGGGCGGCGGCCATCGGCTACCCGATCACGGTGGTCGTGCGGCGCGTGAACGACCTCCGTTTCCACTCGCTCATCATCCGCTTCCGGGCGGCGGCCGGGGTCGAGGTCCTGGTGCGAGACGATCCGCGCTTCGTCGCCGCGGTGGGCGAGGCGCTCCGTCGAAACCGCGTCGTCGCCATGCTGATCGACCAGGACACGCGCGGCCCCGGGGTCTTCGTCCCCTTCTTCGGCCGCCCCGCGCACACGCCGCCCGGCGCGGCGCTCCTCGCGCTGCGCGCGCGCGTTCCCGTGGTGTCCGTCTTCATGGAGCGCCGCCCCGAGGGCGGGCATCTCGTGCGGGTGTCCCCCGTCCCGGCCGAGCTGCCGCGCGGGCGGGACGGCGTGCGCGAGCTCACCGCGCGCCTCACCGCGGCGATCGAGGCGCAGATCCGCCGCAGCCCCGCCGAGTGGGTGTGGTGGCACGAGCGCTGGCGCAAGCAGCCGTCCGCGTCGGCGACGCGACGTTCGGCCGCGACCGCCGCGCGAGCGCTCTCCTGA
- the lptC gene encoding LPS export ABC transporter periplasmic protein LptC: MRRKGVRATLLIVVGAALGGIGYLVSRNVVAHRANPLEELGRDFLPQVAQRIQNFRRVKVEHGRMMWEITARDAQFFEQEDQIVVLEPRVTFFMKEEGRQAHLKGSEGRITLEGHEMRAVTLRGRVAVQLDDMELETEEATYDRAHDLITAPGDVTIHGRTLDVRGHGMEIQVGPQHVRLLADVHTRVHGNARPS, translated from the coding sequence ATGAGAAGGAAAGGGGTGCGCGCCACGCTGCTCATCGTGGTGGGCGCCGCCCTCGGGGGCATCGGATACCTGGTCTCCCGCAACGTGGTCGCTCATCGGGCGAACCCGCTCGAGGAGCTCGGCCGCGACTTCCTGCCCCAGGTCGCGCAGCGCATCCAGAATTTTCGCCGGGTGAAGGTGGAGCACGGGCGGATGATGTGGGAGATCACGGCGCGGGACGCGCAGTTCTTCGAGCAGGAGGACCAGATCGTCGTCCTCGAGCCGCGGGTGACGTTCTTCATGAAGGAGGAGGGCCGCCAGGCGCATTTGAAGGGCAGCGAGGGCCGCATCACGCTCGAAGGCCACGAGATGCGCGCGGTCACGCTGCGCGGTCGCGTGGCTGTCCAGCTCGACGACATGGAGCTCGAGACCGAGGAGGCGACCTACGATCGGGCGCACGACCTGATCACGGCGCCGGGCGACGTGACCATCCACGGGCGCACACTCGACGTGCGCGGGCACGGCATGGAGATCCAGGTGGGCCCGCAGCACGTGCGCCTGCTGGCGGACGTCCACACCAGGGTGCATGGCAATGCGCGGCCGTCGTGA